A single genomic interval of Acidovorax sp. 1608163 harbors:
- the kdpC gene encoding potassium-transporting ATPase subunit KdpC, with amino-acid sequence MPIRIPRDDLPTNPGGLLRPAFTLFVVLSIVTGLLYPLAVTGVAQKAFPHQANGSLITQGGKVRGSELIGQSFTEPGHFWGRPSATAPMPYNAAASGGSNLGPTNPALAEAVKARIDALRSADPGNTRPVPVDLVTTSASGLDPHISPAAAAYQSERVARARGLPVAQVETLVQRHTDTPWLGLLGEPRVNVLALNLALDSLSNK; translated from the coding sequence ATGCCTATCCGTATCCCCCGCGACGACTTGCCCACCAACCCAGGCGGCCTGCTGCGCCCTGCCTTCACGCTGTTCGTTGTGCTGTCCATCGTCACCGGCCTGCTGTACCCGCTGGCCGTGACCGGTGTCGCACAAAAAGCCTTCCCGCACCAGGCCAACGGCAGCCTCATCACCCAGGGCGGCAAGGTGCGGGGCTCCGAGCTGATCGGTCAGTCGTTCACCGAGCCCGGCCACTTCTGGGGCCGCCCCTCGGCCACGGCGCCCATGCCGTACAACGCAGCAGCATCGGGCGGCTCCAACCTGGGCCCCACCAACCCGGCGCTGGCAGAGGCCGTCAAGGCCCGCATCGACGCCCTGCGCTCTGCCGACCCGGGCAACACCCGCCCCGTGCCGGTGGACCTGGTCACCACATCGGCCAGCGGGCTGGACCCACACATCAGCCCGGCAGCCGCCGCCTACCAGAGCGAACGCGTGGCCCGTGCCAGGGGCCTGCCCGTGGCGCAAGTGGAGACGCTGGTGCAGCGGCACACCGACACCCCTTGGCTGGGCCTGCTGGGTGAACCGCGTGTGAACGTTTTGGCCTTGAATCTGGCACTCGATTCGCTATCAAATAAATAG